A segment of the Neisseria chenwenguii genome:
TCCGCCACTTCTTTGGCTTCTTCACGACTTTTCACGACTTTCACACCGCCCGCTTTACCGCGGCCGCCGGCGTGAACCTGGGCTTTGACAACAGCAAATTTGCCGCCCAATTTGTCGTAGGCGGCGGCAGCTTCCTCGCCGTTTACCGCCAAAATACCGCCCTGCACAGGCAGGCCGTAGCCCGCCAGCAGCGCTTTTGCCTGATATTCGTGTAGATTCATAAACTTCTCCTTGGATTGGTGGGAATGTTTTTCCGTTTTCAGGCGGCCCTGACTGCTGCTTTATTTAAACGGCAACCACATCCGCGTCAGCAGATACATCAGCGCCCCGCCGCCGCCGAGCAGCAGAAAGATGATGCCTTTTTTGCGCGCATTCGGACAAAGCCAATAAACGGCCAGGCTGAAACTGAAAAACAAAACGGCAACGCGCCAAACCAACTCTTTGTTTTGAAAGCGGTTTAACGTGTAGGTTTCCGACATCATCACATACATCTGCCACAGCGCCGCCGCGCACATGCTGAGTATTCCCGCGGGAATAAAGATGAGGCCGATAAGTTCTTTACTCATATAAAAAGGGCAAAATTTTTGCAAACATCGAAGAGACCGTCTGAAACCGATGCTGTAAAACGCTCTGTTTTTTCAGACGGCCCAAACGGCATTTAACCGTGCAGCGCGCGTTTTTCGACCGCCAGCGCGGCTTCGTGCAACACTTCCGACAGGGTCGGATGCGCGTGGACGATACGGGCGATGTCTTCACTGCTGGCAAAAAATTCCTGCGCGACAACGCCTTCGGCGACCAATTCGCTGACCATCGGGCCGACCATGTGCACACCCAAAATGCGGTCGGTTTCGGCGCAGGCCAAAACTTTGACCGTGCCTTTGGCTTTGCCCAAACCGAGCGCGCGACCGTTGGCGCCGAAGCCGGAAATGCCTTTTTTGTAGGCCGTGCCTTCGGCTTTGAGTTGCTCTTCGGTTTTGCCTACCCAAGCGATTTCGGGGTCGGTGTAAATCACAAACGGGATGTTGTTGAAGTCGATGTGCGGTTTCTGGCCGGCGATGCGCTCGGCCACAGCCACTCCCTCGTCGCGGGCTTTGTGCGCCAGCATCGGGCCGCGCACCACGTCGCCGATGGCCCAAACATTGGGCAGGTTGGTTTTGCAGTCGCCGTCAACTTTGATAAAGCCGCGTTCGTCTTTTTCCAAACCGACGGCTTCGGCGTTGAGGCCGTCTGTATTCGGAATACGGCCGATGGCGACGATGAGTTTGTCGAAGGTTTCGCTTTTCATTTCGCCTTTGTCGGTTTCAAATTTGACGGTTACGCCTTTGCCGTCTGAAACGATATCGCCGATTTTCACGCCGAGCCGGATGTCCAAGCCCTGCTCTTTGGTGAAATATTTGAAGGCTTCTTTGGCGATTTGCTGGTCGGCGGCGGCGAGGAAGGTCGGCAGTGCTTCAAGAATGGTAACTTGCGAACCGACGCGGTTCCATACCGAACCCATTTCCAAACCGATTACGCCCGAACCGATGACGCCGAGTTTTTTCGGCACTTCGGTCAGATTCAGCGCACCTTCGTTGTCGAGCACATTCACATTGTCGATTGCAGTTTGCGGCAGCGGGCGCGAAACGGAACCGGTGGCGACGATGACGTGTTTGGCTTCGACGACGGTTTTTCCGCCTTTGTTATCGACTTGGATTTGGTACAGATCGCCGTTTTTACCGACGAAACTGCCGCGCCCGAACAGGCTTTCGACTTTGTTTTTCTGAAACAGGAATTTAATCCCGCCGGTGAGTTTGGTGACGATGCCGTCTTTGCGCTCAATCATTTTAGCGGCGTCGAATTTGATTTCGCCGACGCTGATGCCGTGTTCGGCAAAATCGTGCTGCGCGGCGTGGAAATGTTCGCTCGACTGCAACAGTGCTTTAGACGGGATACAGCCGACGTTGAGGCAGGTGCCGCCCAACGCGGGCGCGTCGCCTGCTTTGTTGACGCCTGCGTCGATACAGGCGGTTCTGAAGCCTAATTGCGCGGCGCGGATGGCGGCGATGTATCCGCCGGGGCCGGCGCCGATAACGACTACGTCGAATTGGGACATTATCTGTTTCTCCTGATTTAAGGTGTGGAAAGCCGTCTGAAAATCCGCCCGGTTTGGCGTTGGAAAAATTCAGACGGCCGTTTGGTTAACGGTGGCAGCGGTACGGACTGTATTCGCGCACTTCCATGCCGGTCAGATTGTTGTGGACGCGGATCGTGGCGTGCGGATAGTTTTTGCAGAGGCTGCTGCACAGCACCTTGATACCGGCCTTGTTGCTGTCGAATTCGATTTTCTTATTAAGCTGTTTTCCGTTGGCATTGTAGGCGGCAACGGAATATTCTTTTCCTTCAAGCGCACACGCGGCGAGTAAAAATGCGACGGCGCAGACGATATATTTTTTCATGGCAGATTCCTTTCCTTCAGCGTCGTTTGTTTTTTCAGACGGCCTCAAGCGGCTTGAGGCCGTCTGAAAACCGTATTACAAATCCAACAGCAGACGTGCCGGGTCTTCCAGCAGGTCTTTGATGGTAACCAGCGTCAGCACGGCTTCACGGCCGTCGATGATGCGGTGGTCGTAAGACAGCGCCAGATACATCATCGGGCGGACGACCACTTGGCCGTTTTCAACCACAGCGCGCTCTTTGGTCGCGTGCATACCCAAAATCGCAGATTGGGGCGGGTTGATAATCGGGGTGGACATCATTGAGCCGAATGTGCCGCCGTTGGTAATGCTGAAGGTACCGCCGGTCAGGTCTTCCAGCGCGATTTTGCCGTCTTTGGCTTTTACGGCGTAATCCACAATCGCTTTTTCGATGTCGGCAATGCTCATCCGGTCGGCGTCGCGCAGAATCGGCACAACCAAACCGCGCGGGCTGCCGATGGCGATGCCGATGTCGAAGTAGCCGTGGTAAACGATGTCGCTGCCGTCGACGGAAGCGTTAACCACCGGAAATTTTTTCAGCGCGGCCACGGCGGCTTTGACGAAAAACGACATAAAGCCCAGCTTCACACCGTGTTCTTTCTCGAATTTTTCTTTGTATTTGTTGCGCAGGTCCATCACGGGCTTCATGTTGACTTCGTTGAACGTCGTCAGAATCGCGTTTTCCTGTTGCGAAGCCAGCAGACGCTCGGCCACGCGGGCGCGCAGACGGCTCATCGGCACGCGCTGTTCGGGGCGGTCGCCGTTTAACACGGGATTCGGCGCAGCGGCGGCTGCGGCCGGTTTACCGGCGTTTTGCACGTCTTCTTTCAACACGCGTCCGCCGCGGCCGGAACCTTGCAGGTTGGCGGTATCGACGCCGTTTTCAGCCGCCAGTTTGGCAGCCGCAGGCATCACACCGGCTTGTGCGGATACGTTTGCAGCAGCAGGCGCAGCTTCGGCAGCGGCGGCGGTATCGATGCGCGCCAAAACTTGGTCGGCGG
Coding sequences within it:
- the lpdA gene encoding dihydrolipoyl dehydrogenase; translated protein: MSQFDVVVIGAGPGGYIAAIRAAQLGFRTACIDAGVNKAGDAPALGGTCLNVGCIPSKALLQSSEHFHAAQHDFAEHGISVGEIKFDAAKMIERKDGIVTKLTGGIKFLFQKNKVESLFGRGSFVGKNGDLYQIQVDNKGGKTVVEAKHVIVATGSVSRPLPQTAIDNVNVLDNEGALNLTEVPKKLGVIGSGVIGLEMGSVWNRVGSQVTILEALPTFLAAADQQIAKEAFKYFTKEQGLDIRLGVKIGDIVSDGKGVTVKFETDKGEMKSETFDKLIVAIGRIPNTDGLNAEAVGLEKDERGFIKVDGDCKTNLPNVWAIGDVVRGPMLAHKARDEGVAVAERIAGQKPHIDFNNIPFVIYTDPEIAWVGKTEEQLKAEGTAYKKGISGFGANGRALGLGKAKGTVKVLACAETDRILGVHMVGPMVSELVAEGVVAQEFFASSEDIARIVHAHPTLSEVLHEAALAVEKRALHG
- the odhB gene encoding 2-oxoglutarate dehydrogenase complex dihydrolipoyllysine-residue succinyltransferase — its product is MIVEVKVPMLSESVSEGTLLEWKKQVGEAVARDEILIDIETDKVVLEVPAPQAGVLVEIVAQNGETVAADQVLARIDTAAAAEAAPAAANVSAQAGVMPAAAKLAAENGVDTANLQGSGRGGRVLKEDVQNAGKPAAAAAAPNPVLNGDRPEQRVPMSRLRARVAERLLASQQENAILTTFNEVNMKPVMDLRNKYKEKFEKEHGVKLGFMSFFVKAAVAALKKFPVVNASVDGSDIVYHGYFDIGIAIGSPRGLVVPILRDADRMSIADIEKAIVDYAVKAKDGKIALEDLTGGTFSITNGGTFGSMMSTPIINPPQSAILGMHATKERAVVENGQVVVRPMMYLALSYDHRIIDGREAVLTLVTIKDLLEDPARLLLDL